From Apium graveolens cultivar Ventura chromosome 9, ASM990537v1, whole genome shotgun sequence, the proteins below share one genomic window:
- the LOC141682979 gene encoding pollen receptor-like kinase 5 has product MRWTIVLHVLLMCVIVGSSDDSEAEILLDFKKSLSNVGALQDWDEDVSLCTGDKANWNGLLCAKDNFYGLRLESMGLSGIINFESLSKLPYLRTISFMNNNFNGPFPANINKLSSLRAIYLSNNNFSGEIPGDSFKDMNAMRRVYLGNNDFSGKIPNSLAGLSKLVELQVQDNKFVGRIPDFKQKDLIANFSNNKLEGPIPSVLSKESSSSFAGNNLCGKPMGNCPPSKKKSFPKVAIIVAAAGAIALAVTVITTLLLHRRNRRKNKASNFKKTSGKTENKVIQTKYNYDQRKEAGLPKHTTDNNTKAEHAGKLHFVKNDTERFELQDLLRASAEVLGSGSSGSSYKAILLSGPAVVVKRYKQMSNVGKADFYEHMRNLGSLSHPNLLPLVAFYYNKEEKLLINDFAENGSLASHLHSNLKPNQPGLDWPTRLRIIKGVGKGLDCLYKAFPNLPLPHGHLKSSNVLLDRTFEPLLADYGLIPVLNKEHAYQFMVAYKSPESAQNDHVLTRKTDVWCLGILVLEMLTGKFPANYLKQGKGRNADLASWVNSVVREEWTGEVFDNNMKRSKNAEGEMLKLLKIGMFCCEWDVDRRWDLNEALAKINELKERNGDDDQSSYASEGDAYSSRGMTDDEFTFSVNG; this is encoded by the exons ATGAGGTGGACTATTGTGCTTCATGTACTGCTGATGTGTGTCATTGTCGGATCATCTGATGATTCAGAGGCAGAGATTCTTCTGGACTTCAAAAAATCTTTGTCGAATGTCGGTGCATTACAAGACTGGGATGAAGATGTTTCGCTTTGTACTGGTGACAAGGCGAACTGGAATGGCTTGCTTTGCGCCAAAGACAACTTTTATGGTTTGAGGCTTGAATCAATGGGGCTCTCAGGCATCATTAATTTTGAGTCCTTATCGAAATTGCCATATTTACGTACTATAAGCTTCATGAACAACAACTTTAATGGACCATTTCCTGCAAACATAAACAAACTTTCAAGTCTTCGAGCAATTTACCTGTCTAATAACAATTTTTCTGGTGAGATACCTGGCGATTCATTTAAGGATATGAACGCGATGAGGAGAGTCTATCTGGGGAACAATGATTTTAGCGGAAAAATCCCAAATTCCCTTGCAGGTTTGTCTAAGCTGGTAGAATTGCAGGTGCAAGATAACAAGTTTGTAGGGAGGATACCTGACTTCAAACAGAAGGATCTGATAGCCAATTTCAGTAACAACAAACTCGAAGGTCCTATTCCATCTGTTCTGAGTAAAGAATCTTCAAGTTCTTTTGCTG GAAACAATCTATGTGGTAAACCTATGGGTAATTGCCCGCCTTCCAAGAAGAAATCTTTCCCCAAAGTCGCCAttattgttgctgctgctggagCAATTGCTTTAGCTGTTACCGTCATTACTACATTACTGTTACACAGGAGAAACAGACGCAAGAACAAAGCATCGAATTTCAAGAAAACATCAGGAAAAACTGAAAACAAAGTGATTCAGACCAAATATAACTATGATCAAAGAAAGGAAGCTGGATTACCCAAGCACACAACTGATAACAACACGAAAGCTGAACATGCTGGAAAACTACACTTTGTTAAAAACGACACAGAGAGATTTGAGTTGCAGGACCTCCTCAGAGCATCGGCAGAAGTTTTGGGCAGCGGAAGCTCTGGATCATCATACAAAGCAATCCTTTTGAGTGGACCAGCTGTGGTTGTAAAAAGATATAAGCAGATGAGCAATGTGGGAAAAGCAGATTTTTATGAGCATATGAGAAATTTGGGAAGTTTATCGCATCCTAATTTGCTACCTCTTGTGGCATTTTACTACAATAAGGAAGAAAAGCTTTTGATCAATGACTTTGCTGAAAATGGCAGTCTGGCTAGTCATCTCCACA GTAATCTCAAACCTAATCAACCAGGACTTGATTGGCCAACGCGCCTAAGAATCATCAAAGGAGTAGGGAAAGGATTGGACTGTCTATATAAAGCATTTCCCAACCTACCTCTACCGCATGGTCACTTAAAGTCATCCAATGTGCTACTAGATCGAACATTTGAACCTTTGTTAGCAGATTATGGTTTAATTCCAGTACTGAACAAAGAGCATGCCTATCAGTTTATGGTAGCCTATAAGTCCCCCGAGTCAGCACAAAACGACCATGTCCTCACACGAAAGACAGATGTTTGGTGTCTAGGAATCCTAGTACTTGAGATGCTGACTGGAAAATTTCCAGCAAATTACTTGAAGCAGGGAAAGGGAAGGAATGCAGACTTAGCAAGCTGGGTAAACTCCGTTGTACGAGAAGAGTGGACAGGAGAGGTGTTTGATAATAACATGAAAAGGTCAAAGAATGCAGAGGGTGAAATGCTGAAACTACTTAAGATTGGAATGTTTTGCTGTGAATGGGATGTCGATAGAAGGTGGGATTTAAACGAGGCTCTTGCAAAGATCAACGAGCTCAAAGAGAGAAACGGTGATGATGATCAGTCTTCTTATGCAAGTGAAGGGGATGCTTATTCTTCAAGAGGAATGACTGATGATGAGTTCACTTTCTCAGTCAATGGTTGA
- the LOC141684759 gene encoding U-box domain-containing protein 52-like isoform X3: MLGHAEKAAAKNKLVAVAIDRDKGSQSAMKWAVDYILSKGQTVLLLHVKLRSSGSSNSSSALPTFRLNQGSNGTASGEANAQNSKDLFLPFRVFCTRKDIHCQDVVIDETDVVRGLVQYVRDSAIEILVLGAGSKGSFLSRFKAKDIPGSVSKGVPDFCTVYLISKGKISSTRAASRAAPVSSPLRDQILSQHPSTRSEPEIIPSSLSSKVPRPPMEQTSYSVPGESNFRTSDSSFRSPFTRKGPNGKPYEFSQPNSEISFISSGRPSTDRMHPLFDSFETSSSSRLSNFSNFSDLDQGLESYARRTEDGRRSMDGRKSIDTVTTTELSYASMDNDIYQSLSPPKDDLDAEMRRLKVELKQTMDMYGTACKEALSAKQKAMELQRWKMEEDQRLEEARVAEETALALTDREKVKSKAAIEHAEAVQRLSEIEAQKRIDAEKQAFKGHDEKDKAPTPMANDVRYRRYTIEEIEEATEFFAKSRKIGEGGYGPVFKCRLDHTPVAVKVLRPDAAQGRAQFNQEVEILSCIRHPNMVLLLGACPEYGCLVYEYMSNGSLEDRLNQKGNSKSLSWQHRFRIAAEIATGLLFLHQTKPEPLVHRDLKPGNILLDRNLVSKISDVGLARLVPSSVSDDVTQYHMTSTAGTFCYIDPEYQQTGMLGVKSDVYSLGIMFLQLITAKSPMGITHLVESAIENGTFPEILDQSVTDWPIEETLSFAKICLQCAELRRKDRPDLGTVVLPELQRLREFSEDSMTDAMLYGTGLSPANSQASMSQASYPRSGFSSNSNSAQALDRASEAD; this comes from the exons ATGTTGGGGCATGCAGAGAAAGCTGCAGCAAAGAATAAATTGGTTGCAGTGGCAATAGACAGAGACAAAGGAAGCCAAAGTGCAATGAAATGGGCTGTTGATTATATCTTAAGCAAAGGCCAAACTGTTCTTTTGCTTCATGTCAAACTCAGATCATCTGGATCCTCCAATTCTTCTTCTGCTCTTCCCACCTTTA GATTAAACCAAGGCTCTAATGGGACTGCGTCTGGAGAAGCTAATGCACAGAACAGCAAGGACCTGTTCCTGCCTTTTCGTGTTTTTTGTACACGTAAAGAT ATTCACTGTCAAGACGTTGTGATAGACGAGACTGATGTTGTCAGAGGACTGGTTCAATATGTTAGAGATTCAGCAATAGAGATTCTGGTTCTTGGTGCTGGATCAAAAGGAAGTTTTCTTAG CAGATTCAAAGCAAAGGATATTCCTGGAAGTGTATCAAAAGGGGTACCAGATTTTTGCACTGTATATCTCATCTCCAAAGGAAAAATTTCCTCCACTCGAGCTGCTTCACGGGCTGCCCCAGTTTCTTCACCACTACGAGACCAAATACTTTCCCAACATCCTAGCACAAGGTCTGAACCAGAGATCATACCGAGTTCCTTAAGCTCAAAAG TTCCAAGGCCACCAATGGAACAAACTTCTTACAGCGTTCCAGGTGAATCAAATTTTAGGACAAGTGATTCAAGTTTTAG ATCACCATTCACTAGGAAAGGCCCAAATGGAAAACCATATGAGTTCTCGCAACCAAATAGTGAAATATCCTTCATCAGTTCTGGTAGACCGAGCACAGACCGCATGCATCCTTTATTTGACAGCTTTGAAACGAGTTCAAGCTCACGGCTTTCTAACTTTTCAAACTTCTCGGACTTAGACCAAGGGTTGGAATCCTATGCAAGAAGAACGGAGGATGGGAGAAGATCTATGGATGGAAGAAAATCTATAGATACCGTCACAACAACTGAACTCTCGTATGCCTCCATGGATAATGATATTTATCAGTCTTTATCGCCACCAAAG GATGATCTGGACGCGGAGATGAGAAGGCTTAAGGTGGAGCTCAAGCAGACAATGGACATGTACGGTACAGCTTGTAAAGAAGCACTCTCCGCCAAACAGAAG GCAATGGAGCTCCAGCGTTGGAAAATGGAAGAAGATCAGAGACTAGAAGAGGCGCGAGTTGCTGAGGAAACTGCATTAGCACTTACTGATAGAGAAAAGGTCAAGTCCAAGGCAGCTATTGAGCATGCTGAAGCTGTTCAAAGGCTTTCAGAGATTGAAGCTCAAAAAAGAATTGATGCAGAAAAGCAAGCGTTTAAAGGGCATGACGAGAAGGACAAGGCGCCAACTCCAATGGCAAATGATGTAAGGTACAGAAGGTACACGATTGAGGAGATAGAAGAAGCAACTGAATTCTTTGCCAAGTCTCGTAAGATTGGTGAAGGTGGCTATGGGCCAGTATTCAAATGTCGTCTAGACCACACACCTGTTGCTGTAAAGGTTCTGCGCCCAGATGCCGCTCAAGGAAGAGCACAGTTCAACCAAGAG GTTGAAATTCTGAGCTGCATACGGCATCCTAATATGGTTCTGCTCCTAGGAGCTTGCCCTGAGTACGGGTGCTTAGTTTATGAGTACATGTCAAACGGAAGTTTAGAAGACCGTCTTAATCAGAAAGGAAACTCGAAATCACTCTCTTGGCAACATAGGTTCCGGATTGCAGCTGAAATTGCAACAGGACTACTTTTTCTTCACCAGACAAAACCAGAACCACTAGTGCATCGCGACCTTAAACCTGGAAATATATTGCTGGACCGCAACTTGGTAAGCAAAATTAGTGATGTTGGATTGGCCAGGCTTGTACCTTCATCAGTTTCAGATGATGTTACTCAGTATCACATGACATCCACAGCTGGAACATTTTGCTATATCGATCCAGAGTATCAGCAAACAGGCATGCTCGGTGTAAAATCAGACGTATACTCTCTAGGAATAATGTTTTTGCAGTTAATAACTGCCAAGTCACCTATGGGAATAACTCATCTTGTTGAAAGTGCTATTGAAAATGGAACTTTTCCTGAGATTCTGGATCAATCTGTTACTGATTGGCCAATCGAGGAGACGCTAAGCTTTGCCAAGATATGTCTTCAGTGTGCTGAGCTGCGAAGAAAAGACAGACCTGATCTTGGCACAGTTGTCTTGCCAGAGCTTCAGAGATTGAGAGAATTTTCTGAAGACAGCATGACAGATGCAATGTTGTATGGTACAGGTCTCTCACCTGCTAACAGTCAAGCCTCCATGTCTCAA GCGAGTTATCCGAGATCTGGCTTTAGCTCCAACAGTAATTCAGCACAGGCTCTTGATAGAGCATCAGAGGCAGACTAG
- the LOC141684759 gene encoding U-box domain-containing protein 52-like isoform X1 produces MLGHAEKAAAKNKLVAVAIDRDKGSQSAMKWAVDYILSKGQTVLLLHVKLRSSGSSNSSSALPTFRLNQGSNGTASGEANAQNSKDLFLPFRVFCTRKDIHCQDVVIDETDVVRGLVQYVRDSAIEILVLGAGSKGSFLSRFKAKDIPGSVSKGVPDFCTVYLISKGKISSTRAASRAAPVSSPLRDQILSQHPSTRSEPEIIPSSLSSKAVPRPPMEQTSYSVPGESNFRTSDSSFRSPFTRKGPNGKPYEFSQPNSEISFISSGRPSTDRMHPLFDSFETSSSSRLSNFSNFSDLDQGLESYARRTEDGRRSMDGRKSIDTVTTTELSYASMDNDIYQSLSPPKDDLDAEMRRLKVELKQTMDMYGTACKEALSAKQKAMELQRWKMEEDQRLEEARVAEETALALTDREKVKSKAAIEHAEAVQRLSEIEAQKRIDAEKQAFKGHDEKDKAPTPMANDVRYRRYTIEEIEEATEFFAKSRKIGEGGYGPVFKCRLDHTPVAVKVLRPDAAQGRAQFNQEVEILSCIRHPNMVLLLGACPEYGCLVYEYMSNGSLEDRLNQKGNSKSLSWQHRFRIAAEIATGLLFLHQTKPEPLVHRDLKPGNILLDRNLVSKISDVGLARLVPSSVSDDVTQYHMTSTAGTFCYIDPEYQQTGMLGVKSDVYSLGIMFLQLITAKSPMGITHLVESAIENGTFPEILDQSVTDWPIEETLSFAKICLQCAELRRKDRPDLGTVVLPELQRLREFSEDSMTDAMLYGTGLSPANSQASMSQASYPRSGFSSNSNSAQALDRASEAD; encoded by the exons ATGTTGGGGCATGCAGAGAAAGCTGCAGCAAAGAATAAATTGGTTGCAGTGGCAATAGACAGAGACAAAGGAAGCCAAAGTGCAATGAAATGGGCTGTTGATTATATCTTAAGCAAAGGCCAAACTGTTCTTTTGCTTCATGTCAAACTCAGATCATCTGGATCCTCCAATTCTTCTTCTGCTCTTCCCACCTTTA GATTAAACCAAGGCTCTAATGGGACTGCGTCTGGAGAAGCTAATGCACAGAACAGCAAGGACCTGTTCCTGCCTTTTCGTGTTTTTTGTACACGTAAAGAT ATTCACTGTCAAGACGTTGTGATAGACGAGACTGATGTTGTCAGAGGACTGGTTCAATATGTTAGAGATTCAGCAATAGAGATTCTGGTTCTTGGTGCTGGATCAAAAGGAAGTTTTCTTAG CAGATTCAAAGCAAAGGATATTCCTGGAAGTGTATCAAAAGGGGTACCAGATTTTTGCACTGTATATCTCATCTCCAAAGGAAAAATTTCCTCCACTCGAGCTGCTTCACGGGCTGCCCCAGTTTCTTCACCACTACGAGACCAAATACTTTCCCAACATCCTAGCACAAGGTCTGAACCAGAGATCATACCGAGTTCCTTAAGCTCAAAAG CAGTTCCAAGGCCACCAATGGAACAAACTTCTTACAGCGTTCCAGGTGAATCAAATTTTAGGACAAGTGATTCAAGTTTTAG ATCACCATTCACTAGGAAAGGCCCAAATGGAAAACCATATGAGTTCTCGCAACCAAATAGTGAAATATCCTTCATCAGTTCTGGTAGACCGAGCACAGACCGCATGCATCCTTTATTTGACAGCTTTGAAACGAGTTCAAGCTCACGGCTTTCTAACTTTTCAAACTTCTCGGACTTAGACCAAGGGTTGGAATCCTATGCAAGAAGAACGGAGGATGGGAGAAGATCTATGGATGGAAGAAAATCTATAGATACCGTCACAACAACTGAACTCTCGTATGCCTCCATGGATAATGATATTTATCAGTCTTTATCGCCACCAAAG GATGATCTGGACGCGGAGATGAGAAGGCTTAAGGTGGAGCTCAAGCAGACAATGGACATGTACGGTACAGCTTGTAAAGAAGCACTCTCCGCCAAACAGAAG GCAATGGAGCTCCAGCGTTGGAAAATGGAAGAAGATCAGAGACTAGAAGAGGCGCGAGTTGCTGAGGAAACTGCATTAGCACTTACTGATAGAGAAAAGGTCAAGTCCAAGGCAGCTATTGAGCATGCTGAAGCTGTTCAAAGGCTTTCAGAGATTGAAGCTCAAAAAAGAATTGATGCAGAAAAGCAAGCGTTTAAAGGGCATGACGAGAAGGACAAGGCGCCAACTCCAATGGCAAATGATGTAAGGTACAGAAGGTACACGATTGAGGAGATAGAAGAAGCAACTGAATTCTTTGCCAAGTCTCGTAAGATTGGTGAAGGTGGCTATGGGCCAGTATTCAAATGTCGTCTAGACCACACACCTGTTGCTGTAAAGGTTCTGCGCCCAGATGCCGCTCAAGGAAGAGCACAGTTCAACCAAGAG GTTGAAATTCTGAGCTGCATACGGCATCCTAATATGGTTCTGCTCCTAGGAGCTTGCCCTGAGTACGGGTGCTTAGTTTATGAGTACATGTCAAACGGAAGTTTAGAAGACCGTCTTAATCAGAAAGGAAACTCGAAATCACTCTCTTGGCAACATAGGTTCCGGATTGCAGCTGAAATTGCAACAGGACTACTTTTTCTTCACCAGACAAAACCAGAACCACTAGTGCATCGCGACCTTAAACCTGGAAATATATTGCTGGACCGCAACTTGGTAAGCAAAATTAGTGATGTTGGATTGGCCAGGCTTGTACCTTCATCAGTTTCAGATGATGTTACTCAGTATCACATGACATCCACAGCTGGAACATTTTGCTATATCGATCCAGAGTATCAGCAAACAGGCATGCTCGGTGTAAAATCAGACGTATACTCTCTAGGAATAATGTTTTTGCAGTTAATAACTGCCAAGTCACCTATGGGAATAACTCATCTTGTTGAAAGTGCTATTGAAAATGGAACTTTTCCTGAGATTCTGGATCAATCTGTTACTGATTGGCCAATCGAGGAGACGCTAAGCTTTGCCAAGATATGTCTTCAGTGTGCTGAGCTGCGAAGAAAAGACAGACCTGATCTTGGCACAGTTGTCTTGCCAGAGCTTCAGAGATTGAGAGAATTTTCTGAAGACAGCATGACAGATGCAATGTTGTATGGTACAGGTCTCTCACCTGCTAACAGTCAAGCCTCCATGTCTCAA GCGAGTTATCCGAGATCTGGCTTTAGCTCCAACAGTAATTCAGCACAGGCTCTTGATAGAGCATCAGAGGCAGACTAG
- the LOC141684759 gene encoding U-box domain-containing protein 52-like isoform X2 has translation MLGHAEKAAAKNKLVAVAIDRDKGSQSAMKWAVDYILSKGQTVLLLHVKLRSSGSSNSSSALPTFRLNQGSNGTASGEANAQNSKDLFLPFRVFCTRKDIHCQDVVIDETDVVRGLVQYVRDSAIEILVLGAGSKGSFLRFKAKDIPGSVSKGVPDFCTVYLISKGKISSTRAASRAAPVSSPLRDQILSQHPSTRSEPEIIPSSLSSKAVPRPPMEQTSYSVPGESNFRTSDSSFRSPFTRKGPNGKPYEFSQPNSEISFISSGRPSTDRMHPLFDSFETSSSSRLSNFSNFSDLDQGLESYARRTEDGRRSMDGRKSIDTVTTTELSYASMDNDIYQSLSPPKDDLDAEMRRLKVELKQTMDMYGTACKEALSAKQKAMELQRWKMEEDQRLEEARVAEETALALTDREKVKSKAAIEHAEAVQRLSEIEAQKRIDAEKQAFKGHDEKDKAPTPMANDVRYRRYTIEEIEEATEFFAKSRKIGEGGYGPVFKCRLDHTPVAVKVLRPDAAQGRAQFNQEVEILSCIRHPNMVLLLGACPEYGCLVYEYMSNGSLEDRLNQKGNSKSLSWQHRFRIAAEIATGLLFLHQTKPEPLVHRDLKPGNILLDRNLVSKISDVGLARLVPSSVSDDVTQYHMTSTAGTFCYIDPEYQQTGMLGVKSDVYSLGIMFLQLITAKSPMGITHLVESAIENGTFPEILDQSVTDWPIEETLSFAKICLQCAELRRKDRPDLGTVVLPELQRLREFSEDSMTDAMLYGTGLSPANSQASMSQASYPRSGFSSNSNSAQALDRASEAD, from the exons ATGTTGGGGCATGCAGAGAAAGCTGCAGCAAAGAATAAATTGGTTGCAGTGGCAATAGACAGAGACAAAGGAAGCCAAAGTGCAATGAAATGGGCTGTTGATTATATCTTAAGCAAAGGCCAAACTGTTCTTTTGCTTCATGTCAAACTCAGATCATCTGGATCCTCCAATTCTTCTTCTGCTCTTCCCACCTTTA GATTAAACCAAGGCTCTAATGGGACTGCGTCTGGAGAAGCTAATGCACAGAACAGCAAGGACCTGTTCCTGCCTTTTCGTGTTTTTTGTACACGTAAAGAT ATTCACTGTCAAGACGTTGTGATAGACGAGACTGATGTTGTCAGAGGACTGGTTCAATATGTTAGAGATTCAGCAATAGAGATTCTGGTTCTTGGTGCTGGATCAAAAGGAAGTTTTCTTAG ATTCAAAGCAAAGGATATTCCTGGAAGTGTATCAAAAGGGGTACCAGATTTTTGCACTGTATATCTCATCTCCAAAGGAAAAATTTCCTCCACTCGAGCTGCTTCACGGGCTGCCCCAGTTTCTTCACCACTACGAGACCAAATACTTTCCCAACATCCTAGCACAAGGTCTGAACCAGAGATCATACCGAGTTCCTTAAGCTCAAAAG CAGTTCCAAGGCCACCAATGGAACAAACTTCTTACAGCGTTCCAGGTGAATCAAATTTTAGGACAAGTGATTCAAGTTTTAG ATCACCATTCACTAGGAAAGGCCCAAATGGAAAACCATATGAGTTCTCGCAACCAAATAGTGAAATATCCTTCATCAGTTCTGGTAGACCGAGCACAGACCGCATGCATCCTTTATTTGACAGCTTTGAAACGAGTTCAAGCTCACGGCTTTCTAACTTTTCAAACTTCTCGGACTTAGACCAAGGGTTGGAATCCTATGCAAGAAGAACGGAGGATGGGAGAAGATCTATGGATGGAAGAAAATCTATAGATACCGTCACAACAACTGAACTCTCGTATGCCTCCATGGATAATGATATTTATCAGTCTTTATCGCCACCAAAG GATGATCTGGACGCGGAGATGAGAAGGCTTAAGGTGGAGCTCAAGCAGACAATGGACATGTACGGTACAGCTTGTAAAGAAGCACTCTCCGCCAAACAGAAG GCAATGGAGCTCCAGCGTTGGAAAATGGAAGAAGATCAGAGACTAGAAGAGGCGCGAGTTGCTGAGGAAACTGCATTAGCACTTACTGATAGAGAAAAGGTCAAGTCCAAGGCAGCTATTGAGCATGCTGAAGCTGTTCAAAGGCTTTCAGAGATTGAAGCTCAAAAAAGAATTGATGCAGAAAAGCAAGCGTTTAAAGGGCATGACGAGAAGGACAAGGCGCCAACTCCAATGGCAAATGATGTAAGGTACAGAAGGTACACGATTGAGGAGATAGAAGAAGCAACTGAATTCTTTGCCAAGTCTCGTAAGATTGGTGAAGGTGGCTATGGGCCAGTATTCAAATGTCGTCTAGACCACACACCTGTTGCTGTAAAGGTTCTGCGCCCAGATGCCGCTCAAGGAAGAGCACAGTTCAACCAAGAG GTTGAAATTCTGAGCTGCATACGGCATCCTAATATGGTTCTGCTCCTAGGAGCTTGCCCTGAGTACGGGTGCTTAGTTTATGAGTACATGTCAAACGGAAGTTTAGAAGACCGTCTTAATCAGAAAGGAAACTCGAAATCACTCTCTTGGCAACATAGGTTCCGGATTGCAGCTGAAATTGCAACAGGACTACTTTTTCTTCACCAGACAAAACCAGAACCACTAGTGCATCGCGACCTTAAACCTGGAAATATATTGCTGGACCGCAACTTGGTAAGCAAAATTAGTGATGTTGGATTGGCCAGGCTTGTACCTTCATCAGTTTCAGATGATGTTACTCAGTATCACATGACATCCACAGCTGGAACATTTTGCTATATCGATCCAGAGTATCAGCAAACAGGCATGCTCGGTGTAAAATCAGACGTATACTCTCTAGGAATAATGTTTTTGCAGTTAATAACTGCCAAGTCACCTATGGGAATAACTCATCTTGTTGAAAGTGCTATTGAAAATGGAACTTTTCCTGAGATTCTGGATCAATCTGTTACTGATTGGCCAATCGAGGAGACGCTAAGCTTTGCCAAGATATGTCTTCAGTGTGCTGAGCTGCGAAGAAAAGACAGACCTGATCTTGGCACAGTTGTCTTGCCAGAGCTTCAGAGATTGAGAGAATTTTCTGAAGACAGCATGACAGATGCAATGTTGTATGGTACAGGTCTCTCACCTGCTAACAGTCAAGCCTCCATGTCTCAA GCGAGTTATCCGAGATCTGGCTTTAGCTCCAACAGTAATTCAGCACAGGCTCTTGATAGAGCATCAGAGGCAGACTAG
- the LOC141684533 gene encoding gamma-glutamylcyclotransferase 2-1-like, which translates to MVFWVFGYGSLAWNPGFEYDEKVIGYIKNYKRVFDLACIDHRGTPEHPARTCTLEYAEGAICWGAAYCVRGGPEKERTTMEYLERRECEYDEKTIMEFFEEEDSIQPAVTGMIVFTSTPDKESNKYYLGPAPLEDMARQIATAYGPCGNNRDYIFSLEKALFDIGHEDDTIIELANEVRKILGTTGIVHPNERRLTGSSSPLKSHISSPLKMLPLQEAVAMDS; encoded by the exons ATGGTTTTCTGGGTTTTTGGCTATGGGTCTTTGGCGTGGAACCCGGGGTTTGAGTATGATGAGAAAGTGATTGGTTATATTAAGAACTACAAGCGTGTTTTTGATCTTG CTTGCATTGATCACAGAGGCACGCCTGAGCACCCTGCAAGAACTTGCACATTGGAGTATGCTGAAGGAGCCATTTGC TGGGGTGCAGCTTATTGTGTTCGAGGTGGTCCGGAGAAAGAGAGAACTACAATGGAG TATCTAGAGCGAAGAGAATGTGAGTATGACGAGAAGACAATTATGGAGTTCTTCGAG GAAGAAGATTCCATACAGCCTGCCGTCACTGGAATGATAGT ATTTACATCTACTCCTGACAAAGAGTCGAACAAGTACTATCTAGGGCCTGCCCCATTGGAGGATATGGCGAG GCAAATTGCAACAGCATATGGTCCGTGTGGTAACAATAGAGATTATATCTTTTCTTTGGAAAAGGCTCTGTTCGATATTG GCCATGAAGATGACACAATTATAGAGCTTGCAAATGAAGTGAGGAAAATTTTAGGAACAACTGGTATTGTGCATCCAAACGAGAGAAGATTGACCGGATCATCCAGTCCCCTCAAGTCACACATTTCGTCTCCTCTTAAGATGCTCCCACTCCAAGAAGCTGTTGCTATGGACTCATGA